Part of the bacterium genome, TCTCCTGCCTGAACCCGAGCTTGCGGAAGATACTGCGAGCCGCCTTCTGGGGCCTCATCATTCTGGCGACGATCTCCTCTAGCTTCGCGCTGCTCGCGCGCAGGAACAGCTCGCGCGCCATTCGGGTGCCGAGCCCCTTGCGCCGGTACTGGCGCGCGACGATCAAGCGCAGCTCGCCGACATGCTTTTTCCAGTCCTCGCCGAAGAGCTCCAGGGTGCCATCGGCCACGATCCGCTCGCCGGCCACCGCGACCAGCCGGATCGCGGTGCCCGATTCGGCCTCGCGAATTCTCCGCTCCAGGACCTCGCGGCTCCTGACGTCTCTGCGAAGATAGGCTCGATCCTCTTCGGAGAGCGACTCGAAGAAGACGAGGGATGCGGCGAGATCCTCCCGGGTCATCTTACGGATGAGGACCTCGCTATGGTCTTTGAGCTTCACGGGCTTCTTCATGGCGGCTCCTTCCGACACCCATCGTCGCGCTCGAACCAACGAGCTCCCGGGGCTCCGACCCCGGACCCTATGACGGGCCTGTGGTGGTATGGCGGGCACACCCCGGGGGTGGAATGTCGGAAAGAAACTAGGCCGCGGCCGCTCTGCTCAGTTCGCTGTCGATGATCTCGCTCACCCTTTCCAAGGGCTCGCCCTCTAGGTCGAGGAACACCAGACCCGAGCGGTAGCGCTCGCTACTGTCTGCGAACCGCCTTGGCTCGCTCTTGACGACACTTGCCGCGACCGAGACTTTGACGCGGTCTTGCGAGTCCTCGGGAGACAGCGAGAACCTCAGCTGCTCTACGATGCCGTTGGCCGGCAGCGGAACCGGCGTCAGGATCGCGGCACCCGCTCCGCTAATGTTCTCTATCGTTCCTCGACGCACGACCGTTGAGTCACGAAGCCGAAAACGAGCGGAGAGAGGTAGCGTCAGTCGACGAAACTCGCGACGCTCGGCGGACGCGCTCACAGACATTTGTCGCCTCCTCTCATCTGACCGGTTGCAACCGATTCTATCTTCATTCAAGAGGCCGAGTCGCGCCAACACCCGAAAGGATAGGGCTTGGAGGGAGTGATAGATCCATCAGATCGCGAAATAGGCTGGATTCAGGCCGTAGAGGTCGGGATCGACGCATCC contains:
- a CDS encoding GNAT family N-acetyltransferase, producing the protein MKKPVKLKDHSEVLIRKMTREDLAASLVFFESLSEEDRAYLRRDVRSREVLERRIREAESGTAIRLVAVAGERIVADGTLELFGEDWKKHVGELRLIVARQYRRKGLGTRMARELFLRASSAKLEEIVARMMRPQKAARSIFRKLGFRQETVLPDYVKDLAGTKQDLIVMRCDLEALWREMEDFVATGDWQRTQ
- a CDS encoding PilZ domain-containing protein, whose amino-acid sequence is MSVSASAERREFRRLTLPLSARFRLRDSTVVRRGTIENISGAGAAILTPVPLPANGIVEQLRFSLSPEDSQDRVKVSVAASVVKSEPRRFADSSERYRSGLVFLDLEGEPLERVSEIIDSELSRAAAA